The genomic segment CAGGCGTTTCTCTACGTCTTTTTTACCCGGCCAGCCGTCGACGGCATAACAGCGCGCCAGCACGCGTTTTACGTTGCCGTCAAGAATCGGGAAATGTTTGCCTAATGAAAGCGAGAGGATAGCGCCCGCAGTTGAGCGCCCGACGCCGGGTAAATCGGCCACTGCGTCGAAGGTTTCCGGGAAGATACCGTTATGGCGCGTGGCGACCTGCTGCGCGGCTTTGTGCAAATTGCGGGCGCGGGCGTAGTAGCCCAACCCTGTCCACAGGTGCAATACTTCATCCAGCGGCGCATTGGCTAAATCGGTTATCGTTGGAAAGCGCGCCATAAAACGCTCAAAGTAAGGGATCACCGTGGCAACCTGCGTTTGTTGCAACATCACCTCTGAGAGCCATACTTTGTAAGGCGTTTTTTCAATTTGCCAGGGCAGGGTTTTACGCCCGTATTTGTCGTACCAGTCCAGCACCTGGGCTGAAAATTGAGTGGCTTGCATGGTCATCGATTCGCATAATCAGGGACGCAGATTGCAGCACAGCGTCAATCTGCTGTAAACCGGATCTTTCCCATGCTTGCATAGAAGCCTTAACTTTGGATAATGCCCGTTTCCTGAACATTCTCACAAGCAGACAACACTTTTATGAAAAACGACGTCATTTCAGCGGAATTTGATGAAAACGGTCGCCCGCTGCGCCGTATTCGCAGCTTTGTCCGCCGTCAGGGCCGCCTGACGAAAGGACAGCAACACGCGCTGGATACCTACTGGCCGGTGATGGGCGTTGAGTTCACGGAACAGCCTGTCGACTTTGCTGAGCTGTTTGGCCGCGTAACGCCCGTGACGCTGGAGATTGGTTTTGGTATGGGCACGTCGCTGGTGGCCATGGCAAAAGCGCGTCCAGAGCAGAGCTTCCTCGGCATTGAAGTGCACTCCCCGGGCGTCGGCGCATGTCTTGCCACCGCCCACGAAGAGGGCGTAGAGAACCTGCGTGTGATGTGTCACGACGCGGTGGAAGTGCTGCACCAAATGATTCCTGACAATTCTTTGAACATGGTTCAGCTCTTTTTCCCTGACCCGTGGCATAAAGCACGTCATAATAAACGCCGTATCGTTCAGGCTCCGTTTGCCGAGCTGGTGAAAAGTAAGCTTAAGCTGGGCGGCGTCTTCCATATGGCAACCGACTGGGAACCTTATGCGGAACACATGCTGGAGGTGATGTCGTCTTTGGATGGGTACAAAAACCAGTCTGCGAGCAACGACTATGTACCACGTCCGGATTCACGTCCGGTGACAAAATTTGAACAGCGTGGCCATCGTCTTGGTCACGGCGTATGGGACTTAATGTTCGAGAGGGTGAAATAATGGCAAAGAATCGTAGCCGTCGTCTGCGTAAAAAGATGCATATCGAGGAATTCCAGGAAGTAGGCTTCTCCGTTGCATGGCGTTTTCCGGAAGGTACCAGCGTTGAGCAGATCGATCAGGACGTTGATACGTTCATCAACGATGTGATCGAGCCTAACAAGCTGGCGTTTGATGGTAGCGGTTATCTGGCGTGGGAAGGTTTGATCTGCACCCAGGAAGTCGGTAAATGCACCGAAGAACATCAGGCTTTGGTACGCAAATGGCTTGAAGACCACAAACTGGAAGATGTCCGCGTCAGCGAACTTTTCGACGTTTGGTGGGACTAAATAAGCAGTATGGGGCCAGCATTAGCTGGCCCATTTTGTCTGAGGGAGTGTTTAAGATGCGCAAAACGTTGCTGGCTGTTGCATTAATGGCAATCGGAACCACCGCCCACGCGGAATATAAATGTAGCGTCACCCCGCGTGACGACGTGGTGTTGAGCCCGCAAACCGTGCAGGTCAAAGGCGAGAATGGCAATCTGGTGATCACGCCGGATGGCAATGTGACGTTTAACGGCAAGCAATACACACTGACTGCCGCGCAGCGCGAGCAGGCGAAAGATTACCAGGCCGATTTGCGTACCGCACTGCCGTGGATAAATGACGGCGCCCTGACGCGCGTAGATAAGAGCCGCATGGCGCTGGATAAAATCATCACCAAAGAGGTGGGAGAGAGCAGCAATATGCGCACCCGTCTGACGAAGCTGGATAAACAGCTGAAAGCGCAGATGAACCGCATTATCGAGAAACGTACTGATGGCCTGACGTTCCACTACAAAGCGATTGATGAAGTGCGTGCCGACGGCCAGCAACTGGTGAACCAGGCGATGGGCGGCATCCTGCAGGACAGCATCAATGAGATGGGCGCGAAAGCGGTGCTCAAAGGCGGCGGAAACCCGCTACAGGGCGTGCTGGGCAGCCTGGGCGGTTTGCAGACCTCTATCCAGAATGAGTGGAAGAACCAGGAAGCGGATTTCCAGCAGTTCGGTAAAGACGTGTGCAAGCGCGTAGTGTCGCTGGAAGAGAGCCGCAAGGCGCTGGTCGGGACGCTGAAGTAACGTTTCTGCCCGCAGGCCTCTCACCCTAACCTTCACCCCAAAAGGGTGTACGGTCCGGGGTGAGGGTTGCAGCGTTTCAAGAATTTTATCTAATACAGCTTTTTCATTATTCCA from the unidentified bacterial endosymbiont genome contains:
- the trmB gene encoding tRNA (guanosine(46)-N7)-methyltransferase TrmB, translating into MKNDVISAEFDENGRPLRRIRSFVRRQGRLTKGQQHALDTYWPVMGVEFTEQPVDFAELFGRVTPVTLEIGFGMGTSLVAMAKARPEQSFLGIEVHSPGVGACLATAHEEGVENLRVMCHDAVEVLHQMIPDNSLNMVQLFFPDPWHKARHNKRRIVQAPFAELVKSKLKLGGVFHMATDWEPYAEHMLEVMSSLDGYKNQSASNDYVPRPDSRPVTKFEQRGHRLGHGVWDLMFERVK
- a CDS encoding YggL family protein; this translates as MAKNRSRRLRKKMHIEEFQEVGFSVAWRFPEGTSVEQIDQDVDTFINDVIEPNKLAFDGSGYLAWEGLICTQEVGKCTEEHQALVRKWLEDHKLEDVRVSELFDVWWD
- a CDS encoding DUF2884 domain-containing protein, with amino-acid sequence MRKTLLAVALMAIGTTAHAEYKCSVTPRDDVVLSPQTVQVKGENGNLVITPDGNVTFNGKQYTLTAAQREQAKDYQADLRTALPWINDGALTRVDKSRMALDKIITKEVGESSNMRTRLTKLDKQLKAQMNRIIEKRTDGLTFHYKAIDEVRADGQQLVNQAMGGILQDSINEMGAKAVLKGGGNPLQGVLGSLGGLQTSIQNEWKNQEADFQQFGKDVCKRVVSLEESRKALVGTLK